The Rhodoflexus caldus genome includes a window with the following:
- a CDS encoding CAP domain-containing protein, with translation MKKLHPIVYSLVVGFITMAHAPVQTKWTREMYAKHDYKSFAQLPMAHQPIDGKNIDYALLNAAIFYATNWQRDMQRQKPLKYSAALEKAAFEHSKDMIRLNFFSHTSPVQGKETYSKRIAAEGISNSYTGENISYRSHIADSYLNQAKKIVLGWMNSPGHRRNILNGSYQYIGCGAYTGKFDGWANAIVATQNFSATDAPPSQEVVIDYR, from the coding sequence ATGAAAAAACTGCATCCAATCGTTTACAGCCTTGTAGTAGGATTCATCACGATGGCTCATGCACCTGTACAGACAAAATGGACACGTGAAATGTATGCCAAGCACGACTACAAGAGTTTTGCCCAATTGCCTATGGCGCATCAGCCGATTGATGGCAAAAATATTGACTATGCGCTGCTCAATGCTGCCATCTTTTATGCAACCAATTGGCAACGCGATATGCAGCGGCAAAAACCTTTAAAGTATTCGGCTGCACTTGAAAAAGCTGCTTTTGAACATTCCAAAGATATGATACGGCTTAACTTTTTCTCGCATACAAGCCCCGTTCAAGGAAAGGAAACGTACAGCAAACGCATAGCGGCAGAAGGTATAAGTAACAGCTATACGGGAGAAAATATTTCCTATCGTTCACATATTGCGGATTCTTATCTCAATCAGGCAAAGAAAATTGTTTTAGGTTGGATGAATTCGCCCGGCCACCGTCGTAACATACTCAATGGTTCTTATCAATACATCGGCTGTGGTGCTTATACCGGCAAGTTTGACGGATGGGCCAATGCAATTGTTGCTACCCAAAATTTCTCTGCGACCGATGCGCCCCCTTCGCAAGAGGTCGTGATTGATTACAGGTGA
- a CDS encoding L,D-transpeptidase family protein, whose product MNATYFFWLYCALLWTITGCEKQPEVSEATAIIFSSEEPEQPRVAEYAEALQLLLSRHDSTLSVHRQIDSLLLQKGSVLRDFYRKRDFKTLWNTPAKIEEAANVLLNADENGLAATDYLTEEILSLKRTVAREEYQNPQTLATMELYLTTGLLQYASHLLAGKLKPHMFHTLWNYPSRDFVWKNQGEILEKYVAADSTAQTFRQLRRHPHYVFLKNQLAFYRQMAAAGVFQPVKCDTVIKKGGSHEAIGILRKRLRAEKVYLNASDTTVLDDSLSEALKIWQYRHGLKQTGILDTMTRNALNIPAEQRIATIRVNMERMRWLPDTLTPNFILVNVADFRLFLFRNGEAVWDTPVTAGTRVNQTPMFETYISHLELNPVWNIPQSIITKEVAVDAAKKSNYISRNRFKIANSKGEHIDASTVNWSDVRSGKVRYHIYQPPGEGNQLGKIKFFCVNPHAIYLHDTPNLSKFQFQERAFSHGCIRVWNPFILAGLLMGDTVQWDRAAFDKLLAPGTTRNVMLPRREPVHIHYFTAFPDRRQLLILRRDVYGHDRRVLRMLDVPVRNWQ is encoded by the coding sequence ATGAACGCTACCTATTTTTTCTGGCTCTATTGTGCATTGCTCTGGACAATCACAGGCTGCGAAAAACAGCCCGAAGTGTCGGAAGCAACTGCCATAATTTTCAGCTCGGAAGAACCCGAACAACCGCGAGTGGCAGAGTATGCGGAAGCCCTCCAATTATTGCTTTCCCGCCATGACAGTACCTTGTCTGTACATCGGCAAATAGATTCGCTGCTGTTGCAAAAAGGCAGTGTCCTAAGAGATTTTTATCGGAAACGCGACTTTAAAACCTTGTGGAATACGCCTGCCAAAATAGAAGAAGCGGCCAATGTGCTGCTCAATGCCGATGAAAACGGTTTGGCAGCCACAGATTATTTGACAGAAGAGATTCTGAGCTTGAAACGCACGGTTGCCCGCGAGGAGTACCAAAATCCGCAAACTCTGGCAACAATGGAACTGTACCTGACAACAGGGCTGTTGCAATATGCTTCACATTTGTTGGCAGGCAAACTCAAACCTCATATGTTCCATACTTTGTGGAATTATCCTTCGCGCGATTTTGTGTGGAAAAATCAGGGTGAGATACTGGAAAAATACGTTGCGGCCGATTCCACCGCACAGACCTTTCGCCAACTGCGTCGGCATCCGCACTATGTGTTCTTGAAAAATCAATTGGCTTTTTATCGGCAAATGGCTGCTGCCGGTGTTTTTCAGCCTGTTAAATGCGATACAGTCATCAAAAAAGGCGGAAGTCATGAAGCCATTGGTATCCTGCGCAAGCGGCTGCGTGCCGAAAAAGTTTACCTCAATGCTTCGGATACAACGGTTTTGGATGATTCGCTGAGCGAGGCACTCAAAATATGGCAATACAGGCACGGCTTGAAACAAACGGGCATTTTAGATACGATGACGCGCAATGCACTCAACATTCCGGCAGAGCAGCGCATTGCCACCATCCGCGTGAACATGGAGCGCATGCGCTGGCTACCCGACACACTGACCCCGAATTTTATTTTGGTCAATGTGGCAGATTTTCGCCTGTTCCTTTTCCGCAATGGCGAGGCTGTTTGGGACACACCCGTTACGGCAGGCACACGCGTCAATCAAACGCCCATGTTTGAAACCTACATCTCGCATTTGGAACTGAACCCCGTATGGAACATACCGCAAAGCATCATCACCAAAGAAGTGGCGGTTGATGCGGCCAAAAAAAGCAACTACATCTCGCGCAATCGCTTCAAAATTGCCAATAGCAAAGGTGAGCACATAGATGCTTCTACCGTCAATTGGAGCGACGTGCGCAGTGGTAAAGTGCGCTATCACATCTACCAGCCGCCCGGCGAAGGGAATCAATTGGGCAAAATCAAGTTTTTCTGCGTCAATCCGCACGCTATCTATCTGCACGATACGCCCAATTTGAGCAAATTTCAGTTTCAGGAGCGTGCATTCAGCCACGGCTGTATTCGCGTATGGAACCCATTCATTTTGGCCGGCTTGCTCATGGGCGACACTGTTCAATGGGACAGAGCAGCCTTTGACAAACTGCTTGCCCCCGGCACTACGCGCAACGTAATGCTGCCCCGCCGCGAACCGGTGCACATTCATTACTTTACTGCATTCCCCGACCGTCGGCAGTTGCTCATCCTGCGCCGCGATGTTTACGGGCACGACCGCCGCGTGCTGCGCATGTTGGATGTACCCGTCAGAAATTGGCAGTAA